A region of Drosophila suzukii chromosome 2L, CBGP_Dsuzu_IsoJpt1.0, whole genome shotgun sequence DNA encodes the following proteins:
- the sky gene encoding GTPase-activating protein skywalker isoform X5, giving the protein MPYHRGGDASSQADKLSGIVEESDLYEGFAPHVETSEIKTLDFYNLPKQTGKEPALRSYTEIQQLLQQGKKRDVKNILRENSWPINSPIRSQLWPMLCGQHQTKQQMLDGFYWEMVHQVFGTTELSEKPIMLPAFVDATHCLPYHLTSTGRAVADRIVNVLGYDCPDITYSPVLYPITSILLHFMSEEEAYMCLAGLVGSKEKVFINQTKLQHEVTWKTVMQIAKKHTKSATSYFQRICPGLKLERIFMDWCWWILAGLPFQHLVRIMDCYFHEGIKVLYRVALVILNLFHKECQSNNEWSPDNIKNDIGNALIKFCKKIPVSPAKLLHAAFSIRGLSTQYISRIFIKTEMLLKSRSVLTSGSKQLIKSRSSDNLPTSQSQVNIQMMSHTLTIREHFGLPGTKNFIKTWTDRQFLFTLWSWLPVRITMYQPVLLYTTEEHGCSLTTFYVRVEQHEPTLLMIKTCNNEVFGAYCSSRWFERNVKDDKGQRQAYFGTGETFLFSLYPERAKYPWVGIEGDKDLGHSSELFMAADSKMITIGGGEGQAIWMDENIRFGKTDSCKTFNNPPLCPSGDFEIRVLEVYGFVGI; this is encoded by the exons GCAAAGAGCCGGCACTGCGCTCCTACACCGAGATCCAACAGCTGTTGCAACAGGGCAAGAAACGTGACGTGAAGAACATACTCAGGGAGAACTCGTGGCCCATCAACTCACCCATCCGATCCCAGCTATGGCCGATGTTGTGTGGCCAGCACCAGACCAAACAGCAGATGCTGGATGGCTTCTACTGGGAGATGGTCCACCAG GTCTTTGGCACCACGGAGCTGTCGGAGAAGCCGATCATGCTGCCCGCCTTTGTGGACGCCACCCACTGTTTGCCCTACCACTTGACCAGCACGGGACGGGCCGTGGCCGATCGCATCGTGAATGTCCTGGGCTACGACTGCCCCGATATTACCTACAGTCCAGTATTGTATCCAATTACATCGATACTTTTGCATTTCATGTCGG AGGAGGAGGCATACATGTGTTTGGCCGGTCTGGTGGGCAGCAAGGAGAAGGTATTCATCAATCAAACCAAACTACAGCATGAGGTCACCTGGAAGACGGTGATGCAGATAGCCAAAAAGCACACG AAAAGTGCAACTTCGTATTTCCAACGTATTTGCCCGGGCCTGAAGCTGGAGCGCATCTTCATGGACTGGTGCTGGTGGATTCTAGCGGGTCTACCCTTCCAGCATCTGGTGCGGATCATGGACTGCTACTTCCACGAGGGCATCAAGGTCCTGTACCGCGTGGCCCTCGTCATACTCAACCTGTTTCACAAGGAGTGCCAGTCGAACAACGAATGGAGTCCGGATAATATTAAAAACGACATTGGCAATGCGCTGATTAAGTTCTGCAAGAAGATACCAGTGTCGCCGGCGAAGCTGCTCCATGCCGCGTTTAGTATTAGGGGACTGAG TACCCAGTATATTTCTAGAATATTTATCAAGACTGAAATGCTACTAAAAAGCCGTTCCGTGCTTACCAGCGGTTCGAAGCAATTAATCAAATCGCGTTCAAGTGATAATCTGCCCACTAGTCAGTCGCAGGTCAACATCCAAATGATGTCGCACACCTTGACCATCCGAGAG CATTTTGGTTTGCCGGGCACAAAGAATTTCATAAAAACCTGGACGGATAGACAATTT CTGTTCACGCTGTGGTCCTGGCTGCCCGTGCGGATAACAATGTACCAACCGGTGCTGCTATACACCACTGAGGAGCACGGCTGCTCGCTGACCACGTTCTACGTCCGGGTGGAGCAGCACGAGCCCACGCTGCTCATGATCAAGACGTGCAATAATGAG GTATTCGGGGCCTACTGTTCCTCGCGCTGGTTTGAAAGGAATGTTAAGGATGACAAGGGCCAGCGACAGGCCTACTTTGGCACCGGCGAAACCTTTTTGTTCTCCCTATATCCAGAGCGAGCCAAGTACCCATGGGTTGGCATTGAGGGCGACAAGGATCTGGGACACAGTTCCGAGCTGTTTATGGCGGCCGACTCAAAGATGATCACCATTGGTGGCGG GGAGGGCCAGGCCATCTGGATGGACGAGAACATACGCTTTGGCAAGACGGACAGCTGCAAGACCTTCAACAATCCGCCGCTGTGTCCGTCGGGCGACTTCGAGATCCGGGTGCTGGAGGTCTACGGCTTCGTGGGCATCTAA
- the sky gene encoding GTPase-activating protein skywalker isoform X7: MPYHRGGDASSQADKLSGIVEESDLYEGFAPHVETSEIKTLDFYNLPKQTGKEPALRSYTEIQQLLQQGKKRDVKNILRENSWPINSPIRSQLWPMLCGQHQTKQQMLDGFYWEMVHQVFGTTELSEKPIMLPAFVDATHCLPYHLTSTGRAVADRIVNVLGYDCPDITYSPVLYPITSILLHFMSEEEAYMCLAGLVGSKEKVFINQTKLQHEVTWKTVMQIAKKHTKSATSYFQRICPGLKLERIFMDWCWWILAGLPFQHLVRIMDCYFHEGIKVLYRVALVILNLFHKECQSNNEWSPDNIKNDIGNALIKFCKKIPVSPAKLLHAAFSIRGLSTQYISRIFIKTEMLLKSRSVLTSGSKQLIKSRSSDNLPTSQSQVNIQMMSHTLTIREKLHSESCRNLLFTLWSWLPVRITMYQPVLLYTTEEHGCSLTTFYVRVEQHEPTLLMIKTCNNEVFGAYCSSRWFERNVKDDKGQRQAYFGTGETFLFSLYPERAKYPWVGIEGDKDLGHSSELFMAADSKMITIGGGEGQAIWMDENIRFGKTDSCKTFNNPPLCPSGDFEIRVLEVYGFVGI; the protein is encoded by the exons GCAAAGAGCCGGCACTGCGCTCCTACACCGAGATCCAACAGCTGTTGCAACAGGGCAAGAAACGTGACGTGAAGAACATACTCAGGGAGAACTCGTGGCCCATCAACTCACCCATCCGATCCCAGCTATGGCCGATGTTGTGTGGCCAGCACCAGACCAAACAGCAGATGCTGGATGGCTTCTACTGGGAGATGGTCCACCAG GTCTTTGGCACCACGGAGCTGTCGGAGAAGCCGATCATGCTGCCCGCCTTTGTGGACGCCACCCACTGTTTGCCCTACCACTTGACCAGCACGGGACGGGCCGTGGCCGATCGCATCGTGAATGTCCTGGGCTACGACTGCCCCGATATTACCTACAGTCCAGTATTGTATCCAATTACATCGATACTTTTGCATTTCATGTCGG AGGAGGAGGCATACATGTGTTTGGCCGGTCTGGTGGGCAGCAAGGAGAAGGTATTCATCAATCAAACCAAACTACAGCATGAGGTCACCTGGAAGACGGTGATGCAGATAGCCAAAAAGCACACG AAAAGTGCAACTTCGTATTTCCAACGTATTTGCCCGGGCCTGAAGCTGGAGCGCATCTTCATGGACTGGTGCTGGTGGATTCTAGCGGGTCTACCCTTCCAGCATCTGGTGCGGATCATGGACTGCTACTTCCACGAGGGCATCAAGGTCCTGTACCGCGTGGCCCTCGTCATACTCAACCTGTTTCACAAGGAGTGCCAGTCGAACAACGAATGGAGTCCGGATAATATTAAAAACGACATTGGCAATGCGCTGATTAAGTTCTGCAAGAAGATACCAGTGTCGCCGGCGAAGCTGCTCCATGCCGCGTTTAGTATTAGGGGACTGAG TACCCAGTATATTTCTAGAATATTTATCAAGACTGAAATGCTACTAAAAAGCCGTTCCGTGCTTACCAGCGGTTCGAAGCAATTAATCAAATCGCGTTCAAGTGATAATCTGCCCACTAGTCAGTCGCAGGTCAACATCCAAATGATGTCGCACACCTTGACCATCCGAGAG AAGCTGCACTCCGAGAGCTGTCGCAATTTG CTGTTCACGCTGTGGTCCTGGCTGCCCGTGCGGATAACAATGTACCAACCGGTGCTGCTATACACCACTGAGGAGCACGGCTGCTCGCTGACCACGTTCTACGTCCGGGTGGAGCAGCACGAGCCCACGCTGCTCATGATCAAGACGTGCAATAATGAG GTATTCGGGGCCTACTGTTCCTCGCGCTGGTTTGAAAGGAATGTTAAGGATGACAAGGGCCAGCGACAGGCCTACTTTGGCACCGGCGAAACCTTTTTGTTCTCCCTATATCCAGAGCGAGCCAAGTACCCATGGGTTGGCATTGAGGGCGACAAGGATCTGGGACACAGTTCCGAGCTGTTTATGGCGGCCGACTCAAAGATGATCACCATTGGTGGCGG GGAGGGCCAGGCCATCTGGATGGACGAGAACATACGCTTTGGCAAGACGGACAGCTGCAAGACCTTCAACAATCCGCCGCTGTGTCCGTCGGGCGACTTCGAGATCCGGGTGCTGGAGGTCTACGGCTTCGTGGGCATCTAA
- the sky gene encoding GTPase-activating protein skywalker isoform X9 encodes MPYHRGGDASSQADKLSGIVEESDLYEGFAPHVETSEIKTLDFYNLPKQTGKEPALRSYTEIQQLLQQGKKRDVKNILRENSWPINSPIRSQLWPMLCGQHQTKQQMLDGFYWEMVHQVFGTTELSEKPIMLPAFVDATHCLPYHLTSTGRAVADRIVNVLGYDCPDITYSPVLYPITSILLHFMSEEEAYMCLAGLVGSKEKVFINQTKLQHEVTWKTVMQIAKKHTKSATSYFQRICPGLKLERIFMDWCWWILAGLPFQHLVRIMDCYFHEGIKVLYRVALVILNLFHKECQSNNEWSPDNIKNDIGNALIKFCKKIPVSPAKLLHAAFSIRGLSTQYISRIFIKTEMLLKSRSVLTSGSKQLIKSRSSDNLPTSQSQVNIQMMSHTLTIRELFTLWSWLPVRITMYQPVLLYTTEEHGCSLTTFYVRVEQHEPTLLMIKTCNNEVFGAYCSSRWFERNVKDDKGQRQAYFGTGETFLFSLYPERAKYPWVGIEGDKDLGHSSELFMAADSKMITIGGGEGQAIWMDENIRFGKTDSCKTFNNPPLCPSGDFEIRVLEVYGFVGI; translated from the exons GCAAAGAGCCGGCACTGCGCTCCTACACCGAGATCCAACAGCTGTTGCAACAGGGCAAGAAACGTGACGTGAAGAACATACTCAGGGAGAACTCGTGGCCCATCAACTCACCCATCCGATCCCAGCTATGGCCGATGTTGTGTGGCCAGCACCAGACCAAACAGCAGATGCTGGATGGCTTCTACTGGGAGATGGTCCACCAG GTCTTTGGCACCACGGAGCTGTCGGAGAAGCCGATCATGCTGCCCGCCTTTGTGGACGCCACCCACTGTTTGCCCTACCACTTGACCAGCACGGGACGGGCCGTGGCCGATCGCATCGTGAATGTCCTGGGCTACGACTGCCCCGATATTACCTACAGTCCAGTATTGTATCCAATTACATCGATACTTTTGCATTTCATGTCGG AGGAGGAGGCATACATGTGTTTGGCCGGTCTGGTGGGCAGCAAGGAGAAGGTATTCATCAATCAAACCAAACTACAGCATGAGGTCACCTGGAAGACGGTGATGCAGATAGCCAAAAAGCACACG AAAAGTGCAACTTCGTATTTCCAACGTATTTGCCCGGGCCTGAAGCTGGAGCGCATCTTCATGGACTGGTGCTGGTGGATTCTAGCGGGTCTACCCTTCCAGCATCTGGTGCGGATCATGGACTGCTACTTCCACGAGGGCATCAAGGTCCTGTACCGCGTGGCCCTCGTCATACTCAACCTGTTTCACAAGGAGTGCCAGTCGAACAACGAATGGAGTCCGGATAATATTAAAAACGACATTGGCAATGCGCTGATTAAGTTCTGCAAGAAGATACCAGTGTCGCCGGCGAAGCTGCTCCATGCCGCGTTTAGTATTAGGGGACTGAG TACCCAGTATATTTCTAGAATATTTATCAAGACTGAAATGCTACTAAAAAGCCGTTCCGTGCTTACCAGCGGTTCGAAGCAATTAATCAAATCGCGTTCAAGTGATAATCTGCCCACTAGTCAGTCGCAGGTCAACATCCAAATGATGTCGCACACCTTGACCATCCGAGAG CTGTTCACGCTGTGGTCCTGGCTGCCCGTGCGGATAACAATGTACCAACCGGTGCTGCTATACACCACTGAGGAGCACGGCTGCTCGCTGACCACGTTCTACGTCCGGGTGGAGCAGCACGAGCCCACGCTGCTCATGATCAAGACGTGCAATAATGAG GTATTCGGGGCCTACTGTTCCTCGCGCTGGTTTGAAAGGAATGTTAAGGATGACAAGGGCCAGCGACAGGCCTACTTTGGCACCGGCGAAACCTTTTTGTTCTCCCTATATCCAGAGCGAGCCAAGTACCCATGGGTTGGCATTGAGGGCGACAAGGATCTGGGACACAGTTCCGAGCTGTTTATGGCGGCCGACTCAAAGATGATCACCATTGGTGGCGG GGAGGGCCAGGCCATCTGGATGGACGAGAACATACGCTTTGGCAAGACGGACAGCTGCAAGACCTTCAACAATCCGCCGCTGTGTCCGTCGGGCGACTTCGAGATCCGGGTGCTGGAGGTCTACGGCTTCGTGGGCATCTAA